TATAAAAAGCGTGATAGGTTTTAAAGGAAATACGCGCGTGGCATCTATGGCGTCCTGAATGTATTTGTAATCCCCACTGCCATCTTTGGCGACTACAAAATCGTATTTGTATTTATCTGGATTGGATGTTTGTGAACTTAAAATTTGAGACGTACATATCACCGAAAGTATTAAGGCGATTTTCAATAATTTGTTCATTTGATTTTTGATGATTTATATTTTACTTTAAAACTTTTTTTAGAAAAGCATCCATGTAACTAACCGTAGTTTCTATCCATGGTTCAAACAACCAAAAGGAATGCGCATTCAAACCCATTTTTTTTACCTCTGTATAAATGCCCCAATCAGTCATCATAGCAATAAGTTCGTCTTGCCCAGCATGAAATCTTGGGTAATTACTGTTAATAAACAGGATAGGTACGGAATTTTCATTGGCCCAGTAAATACTTGAAGCGTCTTTCCAATTTTTTGGGTTCTCTTCAAATGTGCCGCCTAGCCACTTAACGTCTGGTGAATTGGGTCTGCGTGTTAGGTTGAGCGATTTGGGAGCCATAAAATTAATAACGCCATCTAAGTCTATTATGGCATTTACATCACTTGAAAAATCTGGATTTCCATGGTTACCTTCCTTATTTTCAACGCCATTTGTCAGTCCAACCAACATAGCCAATTGTCCGCCAGCTGAGCTGCCAGATATGGCTATTTTATTCGGGTCAATATTATATTTCTGGGCGTTGGCGCGCATCCACCGGATGGCACTTTTTATATTGTAAACGGCTGCAGGATATTTGGCTTCTAGGGTAAGTTGGTATTCTACACAAATGGTAACATAACCTCTAGTAGCTAATTGTTGTGCCATAGGAACTTGCATCGACTTATCGCCGGTAAGCCACGCACCGCCATGAACCATAATTAAAGCTGGGTATTGGCCAGATTTTTTAGGTGAAAAAATATCTATATGTAAGTCTCTATCGCCATAAGGAGTGTCTTTTAACATAGTATAAACCACATCTCTATAGGCAACAACATTTTCTGGAACCGAGTCTTTACCAGGTGTTATTTCTGGATAGTACTTAACGTATTTTTTGAATTGCCCCATAATATTGTAAGAACTGTCTCGGGGAATTTCTTTTTTAGGATTTTGAGAATTAAGATGAAAGCAAAGTAATGTGGAAAATGTGAGGGTACTGATTTTGTGTAACTGAATGTTCATAAAATAGAATAATTTAAACTGTTACAAGATATCAATATAAATAGAAATATTACCGCATGTATCCTCTATTTCTAAAGGAACATGGGTAATATTTCAGAAACTAAAACTAACTAAACTAAATACTAAATTTTAGTAACCCGGGTTTTGCGGGTAATCACCACTATCCAACGAAATAGCTGAAAGTGGAATAGGTCTTAATATCTTTAAATTTCCATCAGTACCTAAAAATGGATCGGTACCAGTATCAGAAAGCGTTTTTATATCAGGATTCCTAACTTTGGTGTATTCCATAAGTTTTCCTGTGCGTTTTAAGTCTAACCAACGGAAGCCTTCACCAGCAAGTTCTCGAGCTCTTTCATCTAAAATGAAATCAAGGTCAACAGTTCCAACAAGATCTGCGCCAGCCCTTTGACGAACTGTGTTAACACGTGCCAAAGCATTACCAGGGTTATTTGATTGTAAATAAGCCTCGGCTGCAATCAGATAGGTTTCTCCCAATCTTGCTAAATACAAATCATGCGTGTACTGAATAGAAGGTAATTGTACTCTGTCAAATTTTCTGATTGCTGGGTAATCGGTTTGGTTTAACCCGTCCCACCAAT
This genomic stretch from Flavobacteriaceae bacterium GSB9 harbors:
- a CDS encoding alpha/beta hydrolase, yielding MGQFKKYVKYYPEITPGKDSVPENVVAYRDVVYTMLKDTPYGDRDLHIDIFSPKKSGQYPALIMVHGGAWLTGDKSMQVPMAQQLATRGYVTICVEYQLTLEAKYPAAVYNIKSAIRWMRANAQKYNIDPNKIAISGSSAGGQLAMLVGLTNGVENKEGNHGNPDFSSDVNAIIDLDGVINFMAPKSLNLTRRPNSPDVKWLGGTFEENPKNWKDASSIYWANENSVPILFINSNYPRFHAGQDELIAMMTDWGIYTEVKKMGLNAHSFWLFEPWIETTVSYMDAFLKKVLK